TGGTGCGGCTGCACAAGGTCACCCAGGGCCTCAAGCCCCTCGTCCTGGCCAAGCTCGAACAGCTCAACCCGGGCGGCAGTGTCAAGGACCGGATCGGGTTGACCATGATCGAAGAGGCCGAGCGCAGCGGCCTGCTCCGGCCCGGCGGCACCATCATCGAGCCGACCTCCGGCAACACGGGCCACGGTCTCGCCATGGTGGCCGCGATCAAGGGCTACAAGATGATCTTCGTCATGCCGGACAAGATGTCGGCGGAGAAGATCAGCCTCCTGAAGGCCTACGGCGCTGAGGTCGTCGTGTGCCCGACCAACGTCGAGCGCTCGTCGCCGCAGTCCTACTACTCGGTGGCGGACCGGCTCGCGCGCGAGGTCCCCGGCGCTTTCCAACCCAACCAGTACTTCAACCCGCGCAACCCCGAGGCCCACTACCGCACGACCGGGCCGGAGATCTGGCAGCAGACCGAGGGTCGCGTCGGCGTTTTCGTCGCCGGCATGGGGACGGGCGGCACGATCAGCGGCGTGGCGAAATATCTGAAGGAGCAAAAACCATCGGTCCACGTGGTCGGCGCCGACCCTGAGGGCTCCCTGTACTCCGGGCCGATCGCGCCCTACAAGGTGGAGGGCGTCGGCGAGGACTTCATGCCCGGGACGATGGACATCAAGATCGTCGACCAGATCGTCCAGGTCACCGACAAGCAGTCGTTCGTGGCGGCGCGGCGGCTGGCGCGCGAGGAAGGGATCCTGGTCGGCGGCTCGTCGGGCCTGGCGCTGCACGGCGCGCTCGAGGTGGCGCGTGAGCGAGGCCCGGACGACGTCATCGTCGTGCTCTTCCCGGACACCGGCCGCAACTACCTGAGCAAGTTCTTCAACGACGAGTGGATGCGCCAGAACGGCTACCTGGCGCGGCTGGGCGCGGTGCGCATTCGCGAAGTCCTGGCCGCACATCCGCAGGGACTGCCGGCGCTGGTGACCGTGCAGTCGGGGCGGTCCGTGGGCGAGGCCATTGACCTGATGCAGCAGTACGGCATCTCGCAGCTGCCGGTGGTCGAGGAGTCCAACGGCCAGGGCGTAGTCGGCACGCTGCAGGAGCGCACGCTGCTGGATCGCGTGTACCGTGACCCGGGCGTGGTCACGACCGCCGTTTCCGCCGCCATGGACGCACCCCTCAGCCAGGTGGGCGTCGATTCGTCGCTGGACGACGCTTTCGAACCGCTGTTGCGCGGCGAGCAGGCGGTGCTGGTCGTCGAGGCGGGGCAGCCGGTGGCCGTGATCACGCGCGCCGACCTGCTCGAGTTCGTCGCCCACCGCGGCCAGGGCTGATCTTGGGGAGCGACGGCGACGGCAAGGATGCTTGGGGGTTTGCCACGCGTGCGCTGCACATCGGCCAGGGGCCTGACCCGGCCACCGGCGCGGTCGTCCAGCCGATCCACCTGGCGACGACCTACGCGCAGCAGGGGGTAGGCCGCCACCGGGGTTTCGAGTACTCGCGCTCCGGCAACCCGACCCGGCAGGCGCTGGAGGAGTGCCTGGCCGGGCTGGAGGACGCCAAGCATTGCCTCGCCTTCTCGTCCGGGCTGGGCGCCGAGACCACGCTGCTGCTCCTGCTCAGCCCAGGCGACCACGTGGTCTACATGGAAGACGTTTACGGCGGCACCTTCCGGCTCTTCGACAAGGTGATGAAGCGCTACGGCCTCAGCTTCAGCGCCGTCGATGCCGGCGACATCGAAGCCGTCGAACGCTCGATGACGCCGGCGACGCGGTTGGTGTGGCTGGAGTCACCGAGCAATCCGCTCCTTCGCGTGGTGGACATCGATGCGGTGAGCGAGGTCGCGCACAGCCACGGTGCGATGGTTGGCGTCGACAACACCTTCGCGACGCCCTACCTGCAGCAGCCGCTGCACCTCGGCGCGGACCTGGTCGTCCACAGCTCGACCAAATACATCGGTGGGCACAGCGATGTCGTGGGCGGCGCGGTCATGACCGACAACGACGAACTGGAGGAGCGGCTGCGATTCCACCAGAACGCGGTCGGCGCCGTGCCCTCGCCGTTTGACTGCTGGCTGTTGCTGCGCGGCATCAAAACGCTGGCGCTGCGGGTCGAGCGTCAGAGCCAGAACGCGATGGAGATCGCCGGCGCCCTCGCGGCGAATAGGTCGGTCGTCCGCGTGCATTACCCGGGCTTGGAATCGCACCCTAATCGCGCGGTCGCCGCGCGTCAGATGCGGATGTTCGGCGGCATGGTGAGCTTTGAGGTCGCGGACGAGGCGACGGCATTCCGGACGCTCGAGCGGCTCAAGCTGTTCGCGCTGGCCGAGTCGCTGGGGGCGGTCGAATCGCTGGCCGAGCATCCCGCGCGCATGACGCATGCGTCGATGCCGCCCAGTGAGCGAGAGCGGGCGGGCGTGGGCGATGGGCTGATCCGGCTGTCGGTCGGCGTTGAGGACGTTGCCGACCTGATCGCGGACCTGGAGTCCGCCCTGTCCGGCCGCGCGACGTAGCGCCGTTTCCGCATACGATTTCCGCGTTGCCATCACCTGATCTGCCCAGCCGCACGCTTTACCAGGGCCGCGACCGAGCGGCCGCGCGCTCCTTTCTGCACGCCATCGGGCTGAGCGCCGAGGACATCGGCAAACCATTTGTGGGCGTCTCGAACTGCTGGCTCGAGACGATGCCGTGCAACTTCGGGCTGCGCGAGCTTGCCGTCCCGCTGAAGGTCGGCATTCGCGCCGCGGGCGCGAACCCGATGGAGTTCAACACGATCGCGATCTCGGACGGCATCACGATGGGGACGGAGGGCATGAAGACCTCGCTGGTGAGCCGGGAGGTCATCGCCGATTCGATCGAGCTCGTGGCGCGCGGGCACATGTTCGATGCCCTCTGCTGCCTGTGCGCGTGCGACAAGACGATCCCGGCATCCGCGATCGCCCTGGCGCGGCTCGACCGGCCGGGGATGGTGCTGTACGGCGGCTCGATCATGCCCGGCCGCTTTCGCGGGCGGGATGTCGCGGTCGGGGATGTTTACGAAGCGATCGGCGCCGCCGCCGCGGGCAAGATCGGCGACGCCGACCTGGCGGAGCTCGAAGCGGTGGCGTGCCCGGGCGCGGGCGCGTGCGGCGGTCAGTACACCGCGAACACGATGTCGATGGTCATGGAGGTGATCGGTCTTTCACCGGTCGGCTTCAACTCGATCCCCGCCACCGATCCCGGCAAGCACCGCGCGGCGGAGAGCATGGGCCGCTTCGCGCTGAACGCCCTCGAGCAGGACCTGCGGCCGTCGCGGATCCTCACGCGACGCGCGTTTGACAACGCGATCGCCGCGGTGGCCGCGAGCGGCGGCTCGACGAACGCGGTGCTGCACCTGCTGGCGCTGGCCCGCGAGGCGGGGGTCGACCTGGCGATCGACGACATCGACCGCATCAGCCGGCGCACCCCGTTGCTGTGCGACCTGAAGCCGGGCGGCCGCTTCGCCGCGGTCGAGCTGCATCGGGCCGGCGGCATCGCCCTGCTCACGCGGCGCCTGCTGGACGGCGGCTACGTCGACGGCGACGCGCTGACGGTCACCGGCCGGTCGCTGGGCGAGGAATGCGAGGCGGTGACGGAGACGGTCGGGCAGGAGGTGGTCGCCCCGCTGAGCCGCCCTCTGCGTGATGAGGGCGGGCTGGTCGTGCTGCGCGGGAACCTGGGGCCGGACGGGGCGGTGGTCAAAGTCACGCAGCACACGCCGAGGACGCACCGCGGCCCGGCCCGCGTGTTCAACCGGGAGGAGGACGCTTTCGCGGCGGTTTCGGCCGGCCGGATCAAGCCGGGGGACGTCGTCGTCATCCGTTACGAGGGACCGCGGGGCGGGCCCGGCATGCGGGAGATGCTGCTGGTGACGGCGGCCATCGTCGGCGAGGGCCTGGGCGAATCGGTGGCGATGGTCACCGACGGCCGGTTTTCGGGCGCGACCCGCGGCCTGATGATCGGGCATGTCGCGCCGGAGGCGGCGGTGGGCGGGCCGCTGGCCGCGTTGCAGGACGGCGATGTGATCGAAATCGACGTCGAGAGCCGCCGCCTGGCGGTGGTCGAGGTCGACATCGAAGCCCGGCTGAAGGGATGGTCGCCGCCCGAGCCGCACTACCGCAAGGGCGTGCTCGCGCGTTACGCACTGCTGGTCGGCTCGGCGTCCGAAGGGGCGATGCTCAAGCCGTAGCCCGGCCTTAACCGGCTGGATTGCGGCCGGCTTTTTCCTGTGATTCATTACCCCCAGGCGTGCCGGTTGGGGGTGGGGCCGGCGAGGGGAGGGGGTGGGCCCTCGGCCTGGTCCGTCTGAGCGGCGGGGCGGTTATCTGGCCGCCGGCAGCCAGGCCGGACGCCGGGTTTCGAACGCATCGATGTCCGGCGCGTGCCGCTCGACCAGCGCGATATTGTCCAGCCCGCGCAGCATGCAGTCCCGCGCGAACGGGTCGATGTCGAACCGGTACGCCACGCCTTCGCTGCGAACCTCCCGCGCCTCGAGGTCGACTGTGATCTCCGCCGAGGGGTCCTCCGATGCCAGGTCGATCAGGTGTCGCACCTGGCTCTCCGGCAGCGTCACGGCGAGCAAACCCGTCTTGTAGCAGTTGCCGCGAAAGATGTCGGCGAAGCTCGGCGCGATGATCGCCCGGTAGCCGGCGTCCCGGATCGCCCACGGCGCGTGCTCGCGCGACGACCCGCAGCCGAAGTTGGCGCCGGTCACCAGGATCGACGCTCCCGCATGCTCCGGGCGGTCCAGCACGAAATCACCGGCCGCCCGCCAGTCGTAAAACAGGAACGGACCGTAACCCGTCCGCTCGATCCGCTTCAGAAATTGCTTGGGCACGATCTGGTCGGTGTCCACGTCGGCGCGGTCGAGCGGCGCCATCCGTCCACGGATCCGAACCACCGGCTCCATCGCTAGAGCAGCTCCCGCACGTCGACCAGGTGCCCGGTCACCGCCGCCGCCGCCGCCATCGGCGGGCTCATGAGGTGGGTTCGCCCACCCGTGCCCTGGCGGCCTTCGAAGTTGCGATTGCTGGTGGAGGCGCATCGCTCGCCAGGCGCCAGGATGTCCGGGTTCATGCCGAGGCACATCGAGCAGCCGGCGTTGCGCCACTCGAAGCCGGCGGCCTTGAAAATGAGGTCCAGTCCTTCGTCTTCGGCCGCTCGCTTCACCGACGCCGAGCCCGGGACGACCATCGCTCGCACCTTCGGGTGCACACGCCGCCCCTTGATCACGCGCGCCGCCGTGCGCAGGTCCTCCAGCCGCCCATTGGTGCAGGAGCCGATGAACACCCGGTCGACGGAGATGTCCGCCAGGGCCGTCCCCGGCCGGAGGTCCATGTAACGCAATGCCCGCTCATCGGTTTCCGATCTGGGCGCCGGCACCCTGCCCGTCACCGGAGCCACCTGGGCGGGGTTGGTCCCCCACGTCACGTGCGGCTCCAGCCGCGTCGCATCGACGGTGATCTCCTCGTCGAACGTCGCCTCGCCGTCTGTGGGCAGCGACCGCCACCAATCAAGGGCGGCTTCCCAGGCGGCTCCCTTCGGAGCGTGCGGGCGCCGCTCGAGATAGCTGAAGGTCGTGGCATCCGGCGCGACCATCCCCGCCTTCGCGCCCCACTCGATGCTCATGTTGCACACCGTCATGCGGCCCTCCAGGCTCAGGCCTCGAATCGTCGAGCCGCGGTATTCGACCAGGTAACCCTGACCTTCCGAGGTGCCGGTGCGGCCGATGAGGCTCAGCACCACGTCCTTGGCCGTGACCCCGATCGGCAGTTCGCCCTCCACCGTCACGGCGAGATCCCGCGGGCGCTTTTGCGGCAGGCACTGGGTGGCGAGGACCAGCTCGACCTCCGACGTGCCGATGCCGAATGCCAGCGCCCCGAACGCGCCGTGGGTGGAGGTGTGCGAGTCGCCACACACGATCAGCATCCCGGGCTGCGTCAAGCCCAGCTCGGGCCCGATGACGTGCACGATGCCCTGCCGCCGGCTGCCGATCTGGTGCAGCGGAATCCCCTCGCGCCGGCAGTTCTCGGCCAGGACCTCCATCTGCTTCCGCGACAGCTCGTCCGCGGCTCGGACCCCGCCCCGGGTCGGGACGTTGTGGTCCATGGTCGCCACGGTCAGATCGGGCCGCCGGACCTTCCGGCCGGCCAGCCGCAGGCCCTCGAACGCCTGCGGCGAGGTGACCTCGTGGACCAGGTGCAGGTCGACGTACAGGAGGTCGGGCTCGCCCGTCGCCGAGCGCACGACATGTGCGTCCCACAGCTTCTGGCCGAGGGTCTTTCCTCTCCCTCCATCGGGGGCGGGGCTGGGTTGGGGGACGGACGCTGGTGCAACCACGGGAAGCCAACTCTACCGACCCCATCAGGGCCCTGGTCGTGGCAGCCGTTCAAAAGGCGGGCCCCGGATTTTGTGTCTCAGGCACAACTGGAAGCCGGCGCCGATCGCTAACATCCATATCCACATGGTCGGCTCAGCCCGCGACTTCGTAGTCCTCCTTGGCCTCCTGGGCCTTATTGGCCTTGTCCAATCGGGGGCGCGCGCGACCTGACCCAAACCGCAAAAAAGATCGCCAAGCCCCCGACCGAAAGGCGGGGGCTTTCTTGTTTAAAGGAGCAATGACCAAATTGACCGGAGCGGACATGGTGCTGGAAGCACTGGAGCGCGAGCACGTCGAGCTGATCTTCGGCTACCCCGGCGGCGCCAACCTGCCCATCTACCAGCACCTGCCTGAGCACCCCAAGCTCAAGCACATCCTGGTCCGCCACGAACAGGGGGCGGCGCACATGGCCGACGGCTACGCCCGCGCCAGCGGCCGACCCGGCGTCGTCCTCGCCACCTCCGGGCCCGGCGCCCTGAACCTCGTCACCGGCCTCTGCACCGCCTACATGGACTCGGTGCCGATGATCGCGATCACCGGTCAGGTCAACAGCGCGCAGGTCGGGCTCGACGCCTTCCAGGAGTCCGACGTCATCGGCGCCACCAGCTCGGTCACCAAGCACAGCTACCTGGTGACCAGCATCGATCAGCTGCCTCGCGTGATCCACGAGGCGTTCCACATCGCCACCACCGGCCGCCCCGGCCCGGTGCTCATCGACATCTGCAAGGACGTGCAGCTGGCCGAGGCCGACCGGGTCACTCCGGAGCGCCTGGACATCCCCGGGTACCAGCCCAACGGCCACGTTCAGCTGGATCGCGCCCGCCAGGCCGCCGAAGCCCTGGCGAAAGCCGAGCGGCCGGTGATCCTCGCCGGGCACGGCGTTCTGCTCAGCCACGCCGAGCCGCAGCTCCGCGAGCTGGCGGAGAAGGCCGGCGCGCCGGTCGGCACCACCCTGCTCGGCATCGGCGCGTTCCCGGTCAGCCACCCGCTCTCGCTCCACATGACCGGATTCATGGGCACGGGCTGGTGCCTCAAGGCGGTGCAGAACGCAGACGTCTTGATGATGGTCGGAATGCGCGTGGACGACCGCGTCACCGCGCGCCTCGCCGATTTCGCCCCGAAGGTCAAGACCTTCATCCACGTCGACATCGACGGCTCCGAGATGGGCAAGAACGTGCGCCCGCACATCGAGCTGGTCGCGGACGCTCGCCAGGCGCTCGAGGCGGTGCTGCCGCATGTCGGGTCGCTCGAGGAAGGTCGCGGCCGGTGGCTCGCACAGATCGACGCCTGGCGTGAGGAGCACCCGCTTCGTTACACGCGCTCGAACGGACACCTCCAGCCGCAGGACGTGCTCATCGACATGTACCGGCGGTGCCGGAACGAGGCCGTGGTCGTCGCCGACGTCGGCCAGAACCAGATCTGGGCCGCGCTGTGGTGGAACTACGACCGCCCCGGGCTCTTCCTCAACTCCGGAGGCGCCGGGACGATGGGCTTTGCTCTGCCGGCCGCCATCGGCGCCAAGTTCGGCCGTCCGGAGCTGCCGGTGTGGTGCGTCGCCGGCGAAGGCGGGTTCGTCATGACCGCGCAGGAGCTTTCGGTTGCGGTCGAGCACCAGCTCGACATCAAGATCGTCCTCCTCAACAACTTGTCGCTGGGCATGGTCCGCCAGTTCCAGGACGACTTCTACGGCGGCGTGCGGTCGCAGGTCGACCTCACCCACATGCCCGAATTCGTCAAGCTGGCCGAGGCGTACGGATTGCCGGCGGTCCGGGTCGACAAGCTGTCGGACGTCGGGCCCGCGATGGACGCGGCCGAGCGCACCCAAGGACCGTTCCTGATCGACTTCCGCATCGACCCGGAGGCGAACGTCTACCCGATCGTGCCTTTGGGTAAGGGCCTCAACGACTTCTGGGAGGCGCCGGAACATGACTGACCAGGAACGAGTCCGCATCCTGTCGGTCGAGGTCCTGAATGGCTCGAACACGCTGAGCAAGGTGTCGGGGCTGATCCGCCGCCGCGGGTTTCACGTCCGCTCCATCTCCGTCGGCCCCAGCCGCGAGCCCGGGCGCTCCCGCATGACCCTGACCGTCGACTCCGGCCACGCCGGAGCCGACCAGGTGCGCAAGCAGCTCGAACGATTGGTCGAGGTGGTCGCGGTCGAAGACCTCACGGGTTATGAGGTGCACAGCCGCGAGCTGATCGTCGCCAGGGTCGCGGCATCAGAGGTTGGCGGGCTGCTGGAGCGCGGCGCCAGGGTGCTGGACGCGGGCCCTGGCGGCACGACGATCGAGTTTGCCGGCGAAGACAAGGACGTCGGCGATTTCGTCGACGAGTTGATGCGACACGGAATTCTTGACGTGGTCCGATCCGGGCCCGTCGTCATGAGGAGAACAGCATGAAGATCCACTATGACCGCGACTGCCCGCCCAGCCTGGGGGAGCCGGTGGCAGTGCTCGGTTACGGCAGCCAGGGCCGGGCCCATGCGCTGAATTTGCGCGACAGCGGCGAGGACGTCCGGGTCGGCCTGTACCCCGGCAGCAAATCATTCGAACGGGCTAAGGCAGACGGCGTACGCGCTCTCGAGGTGTCGGCGGCGGTGGCGGAGGCGTCGGTCGTGATGGTGCTGACGCCGGATGCGGGGCAGGGCAAGCTCTTCCGCGATTCGATCGCCGAGCAGCTGAAGCCGGGCTCGATGCTGATGTTTGCGCACGGGTTCTCGATCCATTTCGCCCAGATCAAGCCGGAAGCCGACATCGACGTCGCGATGATCGCGCCGAAGGGCCCCGGCCACCTCGTCCGCAGCACCTACCTGCAGGGCCAGGGCGTGCCCGCCTTGATCGCGATCCACCAGAACGCCACCGGGCGGGTCTGGGAGCGGGCGCTGGCATATGCGCGGGCGCTGGGCGCCGGGCGCGCCGGCATCCTCGAGACCAGTTTCAAGGAAGAGACCGAAACCGACCTGTTCGGTGAGCAGGCGGTGCTCTGCGGCGGCATCAGCTCGCTGGTCAAGACCGGCTTTGAGACGCTGGTCGAAGCCGGTTACCAGCCCGAGGTCGCGTACTTCGAGGTCCTGCACGAGCTGAAGCTCATCGTCGACCTGATGTACCGGGGCGGCCTGGCCTTCATGCGCTACTCCGTCTCGGACACGGCCGAGTACGGCGACTACGTCTCCGGGCCGCGCGTGATCGACTCTCACGTGCGTGAGCGAATGCGACAGGTGCTGCACGAGATCCAGGACGGCAGCTTCGCCGAGCGCTGGCTGGACGAGAACTCAAACGGACGGGAGGGCTTCCTCACCATGCGGCGAAACGACGCCGAGCACCCCATTGAGAAGGTCGGGCGCGAGCTGCGCTCGATGATGACCTGGTTGGAGCCGGTGGAGAAATGATCGAGAAGTCCCTTTCCGCGGCCCCGGACCGGGTATTCATCTTCGACACGACGCTGCGCGACGGCGAGCAGTCGCCCGGATTCCACCTCGATGCCAGCTCCAAGCTCCGGATCGCGCGGCAGCTCGAGAAGCTCGGCGTCGACGTCATCGAAGCCGGTTTCCCGTGTTCGTCGCCCGGTGACTTCGAAGCGTGCCGGCGCATCGCCCGCGAGATCCGCGGCACCACCATCACCGCGCTCGCCCGCGCGGTCAAAGAGGACATCGACGCGGTTTGGGGGGCGATCCAAGAAGCGGAGTCGCCTCAGATCCACATCGTGCTCTCAGTCTCCGACGTCCACATCGAGCGCAAGCTCGGCATGACGAGGCAGCAGGTCCTGCAGCGCGGCGCGGAGATGGTGGCGTACGCACGATCCCTCTGCGATCGCGTGCAGTATTCGCCCGAGGATGCCGGCCGGGCGGACCCCGACTATCTGATCGAGACGGTCGAAACCGTGATCGCGGCGGGCGCGAACGTCATCAACATCCCCGACACCACCGGCTACTGCCTACCGTCGGAGTTTGGCGAGATCATCCGTCGCGTCATCACCGAAGCACGCGGCAGCGAGAGCGCGCTGTTCTCGGTTCACTGTCACAACGACCTCGGCCTCGCCGTCGCCAACACGCTGGCGGCCGTCGACGCCGGCGCGCGTCGCGTCGAATGCACTGTCAACGGCATCGGCGAGCGCGCCGGCAACACCTCGCTGGAAGAGATCGTGATGCTCCTGCGCGTGCGCCAGGCCAAGCTCGGGCTCGAGTGCGGTGTGGAGACGACAGAGATCACGCGCACCTCACGGTTGGTCGCCGAGCTCACCGGGCATCCCGTGCAGCCGAACAAGGCGGTGGTCGGCGCGAACGCGTTCGCGCACGCCTCCGGCATCCACCAGGACGGCGTCCTGAAGGACCGGCTGAACTACGAAATCATGAAACCCGAAGACGTCGGCCTGTCCGACTCGCGCATCGTGCTCACCGCCCGTTCTGGGCGGCATGCGTTTCAACATCGCCTGCAACGGCTTGGCATCACGCTCGCCGAAGGCGTCACCGAGGCGGCGTGGCAGCGCTTCCTCCAGGTGGCCGACACCAAGCAGGAGGTGACCGACGAGGACCTGCGGAAAATTGTCGCGGCGACGACCAATGGGCACGAGTTAAACCCCGGCGGGCACGAAACCAACGGCCATCCACCGGTGACGGACCAGCTCCACGACCACAACCACGTCGCGGACACCCTTCGCCACCTCATCTTCGCGTGAGGATCGCCTACCAGGGGGAGCCTGGGGCATACTCGGACGAGGCCGTGGCGGCGCTCTTCCCCGACGGGGAGGCGGTCGGGTTTCCGACCTTTCGCCAGACCTTCGACGCCCTCACGCTGGGGGCGGTGGACGCTGCCGTCATGCCGGTCGAGAACAGCAGTGCCGGCGTCGTGCAGGAGGTGTCGGACCTCCTGTGGGAGCTGCCGGGTCTGCGAGTGGTGCGTGAGCACGTGCAGCCGGTGCAGCACTGTCTGCTCGGCTGGCCGGGACCGGTGGAGCGGGCGCTCTCTCATCCGCAGGCGCTGGCCCAGTGCAACCGCTACCTGCACTCAAGGCAGATCCGCTCGGTGGCGTTTCACGACACCGCCGGAGCTGCGCGAGCCGTGGCGGAGCAGCGCCAGCCGGGCACGGCCGCGATCGCCAGCCGGGCGGCCGCGGCCCGGTACGGCCTGTACGTGCTGGCGGAGGCCATCCAGGACGATGCCGAGAACCGGACCCGGTTCGTCGTCGTCGAGAAGGGGTCGCCATCGCGTCCTCGTGACGCCGGCCCCGCATCGAAATGCTCGCTGGCGTTCGTCGCCGCCCACCGGCCCGGCAGCCTGGCCCAGGCCCTCGACTGCTTCGCGCGCCGGAGCGTCAACCTGACCAGGCTGGACAGCCGGCCGATGCTCGGCCGGCCGTTCGAGTATCGCTTCTACCTGGACTTCGCCATCAATGGAGACTCGTCCGCCCCGGCCGCTGCCGAGGCGGCGCTCAACGACCTGGAAAAGGCGAGCGCGGAGATCAAGCTGTTCGGGACGTACCCGGCCGCCTGAGGTCCTCGACGGCGTCTTTTGGTTGTCGCTCGGGCTCCCGAAGGGTCTATGACTTAACGTTGGTGTTAAGTCACGGTCCTGATAAAGTCATTTTCACAGCTCACATTGACTCGGGTTAAGAGTTTTCATCTAAAGTGAATAGCAGTGGCGAAGGGGAATAAGAAGGCACCTGCCGAAGATGACGCGCGGCCGACGGCGCCACGCCGTCGCCTGCCGGGTGTCGCGCTCAAGCCGGGCACGGTCAAGCAGGCCCGCCTTGAAGCGGGCCTGAGCCTGGCGAAGGTCGGCAAAGGACACGTCACCGCGCCCGCGATCTACCTGATCGAGACCGGCCGGACACGCCCTTCGATGCCCACGCTCGAACACATCGCGCAACGCACGGGCAAGCCGGTCGAGTTTTTTCTCGCCGATCCCGCCAGCTCCGCGGACGAGAGCCGAGCCGCGCATGCGGAGCTCGAAGCCATGGTCGGGGCGGGGCGATACGCCGAAGCCGTCGTCCTCGGCAAGCGCCTGCTGAATCTGGGCCCGTCCGCCTACCGGCCCGGAAGGATTCGCTATTACCTGGCCCAGGCGTACCTGCAGCTCGCCCAGCCGGACGAGGCGGTGGCTCTGCTCGCGGAAGCGCGCGCTCACTTCATCGCCGTCAACGACGAGGTGATGCTTGCCGAGTGCCTGGGATCGGAGGCGGCGCTCGCCTCTTTCATGCAACGGCCGGATGCGCTGTCGCTGGCT
Above is a window of bacterium DNA encoding:
- a CDS encoding cystathionine beta-synthase — encoded protein: MKYYESILDIVGNTPLVRLHKVTQGLKPLVLAKLEQLNPGGSVKDRIGLTMIEEAERSGLLRPGGTIIEPTSGNTGHGLAMVAAIKGYKMIFVMPDKMSAEKISLLKAYGAEVVVCPTNVERSSPQSYYSVADRLAREVPGAFQPNQYFNPRNPEAHYRTTGPEIWQQTEGRVGVFVAGMGTGGTISGVAKYLKEQKPSVHVVGADPEGSLYSGPIAPYKVEGVGEDFMPGTMDIKIVDQIVQVTDKQSFVAARRLAREEGILVGGSSGLALHGALEVARERGPDDVIVVLFPDTGRNYLSKFFNDEWMRQNGYLARLGAVRIREVLAAHPQGLPALVTVQSGRSVGEAIDLMQQYGISQLPVVEESNGQGVVGTLQERTLLDRVYRDPGVVTTAVSAAMDAPLSQVGVDSSLDDAFEPLLRGEQAVLVVEAGQPVAVITRADLLEFVAHRGQG
- a CDS encoding cystathionine gamma-synthase; translation: MGSDGDGKDAWGFATRALHIGQGPDPATGAVVQPIHLATTYAQQGVGRHRGFEYSRSGNPTRQALEECLAGLEDAKHCLAFSSGLGAETTLLLLLSPGDHVVYMEDVYGGTFRLFDKVMKRYGLSFSAVDAGDIEAVERSMTPATRLVWLESPSNPLLRVVDIDAVSEVAHSHGAMVGVDNTFATPYLQQPLHLGADLVVHSSTKYIGGHSDVVGGAVMTDNDELEERLRFHQNAVGAVPSPFDCWLLLRGIKTLALRVERQSQNAMEIAGALAANRSVVRVHYPGLESHPNRAVAARQMRMFGGMVSFEVADEATAFRTLERLKLFALAESLGAVESLAEHPARMTHASMPPSERERAGVGDGLIRLSVGVEDVADLIADLESALSGRAT
- the ilvD gene encoding dihydroxy-acid dehydratase; translation: MPSPDLPSRTLYQGRDRAAARSFLHAIGLSAEDIGKPFVGVSNCWLETMPCNFGLRELAVPLKVGIRAAGANPMEFNTIAISDGITMGTEGMKTSLVSREVIADSIELVARGHMFDALCCLCACDKTIPASAIALARLDRPGMVLYGGSIMPGRFRGRDVAVGDVYEAIGAAAAGKIGDADLAELEAVACPGAGACGGQYTANTMSMVMEVIGLSPVGFNSIPATDPGKHRAAESMGRFALNALEQDLRPSRILTRRAFDNAIAAVAASGGSTNAVLHLLALAREAGVDLAIDDIDRISRRTPLLCDLKPGGRFAAVELHRAGGIALLTRRLLDGGYVDGDALTVTGRSLGEECEAVTETVGQEVVAPLSRPLRDEGGLVVLRGNLGPDGAVVKVTQHTPRTHRGPARVFNREEDAFAAVSAGRIKPGDVVVIRYEGPRGGPGMREMLLVTAAIVGEGLGESVAMVTDGRFSGATRGLMIGHVAPEAAVGGPLAALQDGDVIEIDVESRRLAVVEVDIEARLKGWSPPEPHYRKGVLARYALLVGSASEGAMLKP
- the leuD gene encoding 3-isopropylmalate dehydratase small subunit, with translation MEPVVRIRGRMAPLDRADVDTDQIVPKQFLKRIERTGYGPFLFYDWRAAGDFVLDRPEHAGASILVTGANFGCGSSREHAPWAIRDAGYRAIIAPSFADIFRGNCYKTGLLAVTLPESQVRHLIDLASEDPSAEITVDLEAREVRSEGVAYRFDIDPFARDCMLRGLDNIALVERHAPDIDAFETRRPAWLPAAR
- the leuC gene encoding 3-isopropylmalate dehydratase large subunit — encoded protein: MVAPASVPQPSPAPDGGRGKTLGQKLWDAHVVRSATGEPDLLYVDLHLVHEVTSPQAFEGLRLAGRKVRRPDLTVATMDHNVPTRGGVRAADELSRKQMEVLAENCRREGIPLHQIGSRRQGIVHVIGPELGLTQPGMLIVCGDSHTSTHGAFGALAFGIGTSEVELVLATQCLPQKRPRDLAVTVEGELPIGVTAKDVVLSLIGRTGTSEGQGYLVEYRGSTIRGLSLEGRMTVCNMSIEWGAKAGMVAPDATTFSYLERRPHAPKGAAWEAALDWWRSLPTDGEATFDEEITVDATRLEPHVTWGTNPAQVAPVTGRVPAPRSETDERALRYMDLRPGTALADISVDRVFIGSCTNGRLEDLRTAARVIKGRRVHPKVRAMVVPGSASVKRAAEDEGLDLIFKAAGFEWRNAGCSMCLGMNPDILAPGERCASTSNRNFEGRQGTGGRTHLMSPPMAAAAAVTGHLVDVRELL
- the ilvB gene encoding biosynthetic-type acetolactate synthase large subunit, producing the protein MTKLTGADMVLEALEREHVELIFGYPGGANLPIYQHLPEHPKLKHILVRHEQGAAHMADGYARASGRPGVVLATSGPGALNLVTGLCTAYMDSVPMIAITGQVNSAQVGLDAFQESDVIGATSSVTKHSYLVTSIDQLPRVIHEAFHIATTGRPGPVLIDICKDVQLAEADRVTPERLDIPGYQPNGHVQLDRARQAAEALAKAERPVILAGHGVLLSHAEPQLRELAEKAGAPVGTTLLGIGAFPVSHPLSLHMTGFMGTGWCLKAVQNADVLMMVGMRVDDRVTARLADFAPKVKTFIHVDIDGSEMGKNVRPHIELVADARQALEAVLPHVGSLEEGRGRWLAQIDAWREEHPLRYTRSNGHLQPQDVLIDMYRRCRNEAVVVADVGQNQIWAALWWNYDRPGLFLNSGGAGTMGFALPAAIGAKFGRPELPVWCVAGEGGFVMTAQELSVAVEHQLDIKIVLLNNLSLGMVRQFQDDFYGGVRSQVDLTHMPEFVKLAEAYGLPAVRVDKLSDVGPAMDAAERTQGPFLIDFRIDPEANVYPIVPLGKGLNDFWEAPEHD
- the ilvN gene encoding acetolactate synthase small subunit, with product MTDQERVRILSVEVLNGSNTLSKVSGLIRRRGFHVRSISVGPSREPGRSRMTLTVDSGHAGADQVRKQLERLVEVVAVEDLTGYEVHSRELIVARVAASEVGGLLERGARVLDAGPGGTTIEFAGEDKDVGDFVDELMRHGILDVVRSGPVVMRRTA